Proteins from a genomic interval of Trifolium pratense cultivar HEN17-A07 linkage group LG6, ARS_RC_1.1, whole genome shotgun sequence:
- the LOC123888901 gene encoding WRKY DNA-binding transcription factor 70-like: MENTENLAHGRGKVIDELLRGRELANQLRHLLNESGDIDHNNNDSTTPFAENLLKEVLMTFTNSLLFLNNNNLTSDVSDAQLTKSEDSLESNCKSTSIVKERRGCYKRRKVSQTWEKESEQPEEDGHQWRKYGQKKILHNDFPRNYYRCTHKYEQGCKATKQVQKIQEDPLLHKTTYYGHHTCRLIQNPEIIVDSLSPAHHSSMFLSFDNSFPTPTKQDCPFLSTSSHPSSTSPSVKKEECKEEIVNPPPPPPPPSSSHNDYLSGLTFDDSDRHVTLSSTLDSHDHLGVNISDILYDDVLNWPLS, encoded by the exons ATGGAAAATACTGAAAATCTAGCTCATGGTCGTGGAAAAGTAATTGATGAGTTGTTAAGGGGTCGTGAATTAGCAAATCAACTTAGACATCTTCTCAATGAAAGTGGTGATATTgatcataataataatgattCAACAACACCATTTGCTGAAAATCTTTTGAAGGAAGTGCTTATGACTTTTACAAATTCACTCTTGTTCTTGAACAATAATAATCTTACTTCAGATGTTTCTGATGCTCAACTCACCAAATCTGAGGATTCTTTGGAGAGTAATTGCAAGAGTACATCCATTGTTAAGGAACGAAGAGGTTGTTACAAAAGAAg AAAAGTTTCACAAACATGGGAGAAGGAATCTGAACAACCAGAGGAAGATGGTCATCAATGGAGAAAGTATGGCCAAAAAAAGATCCTCCACAATGATTTCCCAag GAACTACTATAGGTGCACTCACAAATATGAACAAGGTTGCAAAGCAACAAAACAAGTGCAAAAAATTCAAGAAGATCCACTTCTTCACAAAACAACCTATTATGGCCATCACACTTGTAGACTCATACAAAACCCTGAAATCATAGTAGATTCACTTTCTCCTGCTCATCACTCTTCCATGTTCCTTAGCTTTGACAACTCTTTCCCAACACCAACAAAACAAGATTGCCCTTTTCTCTCAACTTCTTCTCATCcatcatcaacatcaccatCAGTGAAAAAAGAGGAGTGCAAGGAAGAGATTGTtaatcctcctcctcctcctcccccTCCTTCATCTTCCCACAATGATTACCTTTCTGGACTCACTTTCGATGATTCCGATAGACATGTGACACTATCATCAACACTTGATTCTCATGATCACCTTGGTGTCAATATTTCTGATATTTTGTATGATGATGTCCTCAATTGGCCTCTTTCTTGA
- the LOC123888613 gene encoding phospholipid-transporting ATPase 1-like: protein MSSDQPLLSEPDLVPPVIHHRHRKSGSRTTFFEAAAAESFPDHHREVVLAKDCSFHSAFCNNNNNSGSIGISSSSLTETQNPDSEFRLECPTRERGRLRSWGAMELHDANTAPFEISTASAVTSAPSRRIRHKSLQFDEQILHDDNARLIYINDPKRTNDKYEFTGNEIRTSRYTFITFLPKNLFIQFHRVAYLYFLAIAALNQLPPLAVFGRTVSLFPLLFVLCVTAIKDGYEDWRRHRSDNNENNRESLVLQSSDFRSKVWKKIQAGEVVKIFADETIPADMVLLGTSDPSGLAYIQTMNLDGESNLKTRYAKQETTSAVSSEVCDIAGIIRCEQPNRNIYEFTANMEFNGIKFSLSQSNIVLRGCQLKNTDWIIGVVVYAGQETKAMLNSAASPSKRSRLEGYMNRETLWLSIFLFIMCLVVALGMCLWLVRHKNQLDTLPYYRKRYINKGPQYGKKYKYYGIPMEAFFSFLSSVIVFQIMIPISLYITMELVRLGQSYFMIEDMHMYDASSGSRFQCRSLNINEDLGQIRYVFSDKTGTLTENKMEFRRASVHGDNYGSSLLAADDSSAATDVIPKRRWKLKSEISVDPKLMSVLHKNPSRDERIVAHEFFLTLAACNTVIPILSDGEFSGCGTSESPGYVECIDYQGESPDEQALVSAASAYGYTLFERTSGHIVIDINGEKLRLDVLGLHEFDSVRKRMSVVIRFPDNVVKVLVKGADTSMFNILANGSESHNSLLHATQSHLTEYSSQGLRTLVVASRSLSDAELEEWQSRYGEASTALTDRASKLRQAAALIECNLNLLGATGIEDKLQEGVPEAIESLRQAGIKVWVLTGDKQETAISIGLSCKLLSADMQQIVINGTSEEECRNLLGDAIAKYGVRSSSRGHQNPKNKTNAEHGDLDVSNGSKSMSLPKWNSGKEEGPNTPLALIIDGNSLVYILEKELESELFDLATSCKVVLCCRVAPLQKAGIVDLIKSRTDDMTLAIGDGANDVSMIQMADVGVGICGQEGRQAVMASDFAMGQFQFLKRLLLVHGHWNYQRVGYLVLYNFYRNAVFVLMLFWYILCTAFSTTSALTDWSSVFYSVIYTSVPTIFVGILDKDLSHKTLLQYPKLYSTGYRQEAYNMQLFWITMIDTVWQSLVLFYTPLFTYKDSTIDIWSMGSLWTIAVVILVNAHLAMDINRWLLITHYAVWGSIITTYGCMVILDSIPVFPNFWTIYHLAKSPTYWITILLIIIVALLPRFTCKVVWQIFWPSDIQIAREAELMRRRNDHLLSRHQGSS, encoded by the exons ATGAGTTCTGATCAACCACTGCTTTCCGAACCAGATCTTGTTCCTCCAGTCATTCATCATCGCCACCGGAAATCCGGATCCCGCACTACCTTCTTTGAAGCTGCCGCCGCAGAATCTTTTCCCGACCACCATAGGGAAGTTGTGTTGGCGAAAGATTGCAGCTTCCACTCGGCGTtttgcaataataataacaacagtGGCAGCATTGGCATCTCATCATCCTCTTTAACAGAGACACAAAACCCTGATTCAGAGTTTCGTTTGGAATGCCCCACGCGGGAAAGGGGACGCCTGCGATCCTGGGGTGCAATGGAACTGCATGATGCAAATACCGCGCCCTTTGAAATTTCAACAGCTTCTGCAGTAACATCAGCTCCATCTCGCAGGATTCGTCATAAAAGTCTGCAGTTTGATGAACAAATTTTACATGATGATAATGCTAGGTTGATCTATATAAATGATCCTAAGAGAACTAATGATAAGTATGAGTTTACTGGGAATGAGATCCGAACTAGTAGATATACTTTTATCACATTCTTGCCTAAGAATTTGTTTATTCAGTTTCATAGGGTTGCTTATTTGTATTTCCTTGCTATTGCTGCACTCAATCAGCTTCCTCCCTTAGCTGTATTTGGGAGGACAGTGTCCCTTTTTCCGCTTTTGTTTGTTCTTTGTGTTACTGCTATTAAGGATGGGTATGAGGATTGGAGGAGACATAGGTCCGATAACAATGAGAACAATCGTGAGTCTTTGGTTCTTCAGTCCAGTGATTTCCGTTCCAAGGTATGGAAAAAGATTCAGGCTGGTGAGGTTGTTAAGATTTTTGCAGATGAGACCATTCCTGCTGATATGGTTTTGTTGGGTACAAGTGATCCGAGTGGGCTTGCCTACATTCAGACAATGAATTTGGATGGAGAATCAAATTTGAAGACAAGGTATGCCAAGCAGGAAACAACTTCTGCAGTATCTTCAGAGGTTTGTGATATTGCTGGGATTATTAGATGCGAGCAGCCAAACCGGAACATTTATGAGTTCACAGCTAATATGGAGTTCAATGGAATTAAGTTTTCCCTTAGCCAGTCAAACATTGTCCTGCGAGGTTGCCAGCTCAAGAACACGGATTGGATAATTGGTGTTGTGGTTTATGCAGGACAGGAAACAAAAGCCATGTTGAACAGTGCGGCTTCTCCTTCCAAGAGAAGCCGACTTGAAGGTTATATGAATAGAGAAACCCTTTGGttgtcaatttttctttttatcatgtgtttggttGTTGCCCTTGGGATGTGTCTTTGGCTGGTACGTCACAAGAACCAACTTGATACCTTGCCTTACTACAGAAAAAGATACATCAACAAAGGCCCGCAATATGGAAAGAAATATAAGTATTATGGGATACCAATGGAAGCGTTTTTCTCCTTTTTGAGTTCTGTTATAGTGTTCCAGATAATGATACCCATATCTCTTTACATCACAATGGAGTTGGTTCGATTGGGTCAGTCATACTTCATGATTGAAGACATGCATATGTATGACGCTAGCTCTGGATCAAGGTTTCAGTGTAGATCATTAAATATAAATGAAGATTTGGGTCAGATACGCTATGTATTTTCAGACAAGACAGGAACACTAACAGAAAACAAGATGGAATTCCGGAGGGCTAGCGTACATGGGGATAATTATGGGAGCTCCTTGCTTGCTGCTGATGATAGTTCAG CTGCAACAGATGTTATTCCTAAACGGAGATGGAAACTGAAATCTGAAATTTCAGTTGATCCCAAACTAATGTCCGTGTTGCATAAAAACCCAAGTAGAGATGAAAGAATAGTTGCTCATGAGTTTTTTCTTACATTGGCTGCTTGTAATACTGTGATTCCTATACTTAGTGATGGTGAATTTTCTGGTTGTGGAACAAGTGAATCACCTGGATATGTAGAGTGCATTGATTACCAGGGAGAATCCCCTGATGAACAAGCTCTAGTTTCTGCGGCTTCTGCATATGGATACACTCTTTTTGAGCGGACATCTGGACATATTGTTATTGACATCAATGGTGAGAAACTCAG ATTGGATGTATTGGGCTTGCATGAGTTTGATAGTGTGCGAAAGAGAATGTCCGTTGTTATTCGGTTTCCTGACAATGTTGTAAAGGTGCTAGTCAAAGGGGCTGATACATCAATGTTTAACATTTTGGCAAACGGCAGTGAAAGCCACAATAGCTTATTGCATGCAACACAGAGCCATTTGACTGAATATTCTTCGCAAGGTTTGCGCACCCTTGTAGTTGCCTCTAGAAGTCTTTCTGATGCTGAACTTGAGGAGTGGCAAAGCAGGTATGGAGAGGCAAGCACTGCCTTAACTGACAGAGCTAGTAAACTACGTCAAGCGGCAGCTCTTATAGAATGCAATTTAAATCTACTTGGAGCAACCGGAATCGAGGACAAGCTGCAAGAGGGTGTACCAGAAGCCATTGAGTCCCTACGGCAAGCTGGAATCAAGGTCTGGGTTCTTACTGGTGATAAACAAGAGACTGCGATTTCAATTGGTCTTTCCTGCAAGCTTCTCAGTGCAGATATGCAGCAAATTGTTATAAATGGCACTTCAGAGGAGGAATGCAGAAATCTTTTGGGTGATGCAATAGCTAAATATGGTGTGAGATCTTCAAGTAGAGGGCATCAGAATCCGAAGAATAAAACCAATGCTGAACATGGTGATCTTGATGTTTCCAATGGTTCAAAGTCAATGAGTTTGCCCAAGTGGAATTCAGGAAAGGAAGAAGGACCTAATACTCCATTGGCACTCATAATTGACGGGAACAGTTTGGTTTATATTTTGGAGAAGGAACTGGAGTCAGAG CTTTTTGACCTCGCAACTTCCTGTAAGGTTGTGCTGTGTTGTCGTGTTGCACCCTTGCAGAAGGCTGGAATTGTTGATCTGATAAAAAGCCGAACAGATGATATGACACTAGCCATAGGTGATG GGGCCAATGATGTGTCAATGATTCAAATGGCAGATGTTGGTGTTGGAATATGCGGGCAGGAAGGACGTCAAGCAGTGATGGCATCAGATTTTGCTATGGGACAATTTCAGTTCTTGAAAAGATTACTTCTTGTTCACGGGCACTGGAATTACCAGCGTGTTGGTTATTTAGTTCTGTACAACTTCTACCGCAATGCTGTCTTTGTGTTGATGTTATTTTG GTATATATTATGCACCGCTTTTTCTACAACTTCTGCATTAACAGATTGGAGTAGTGTATTCTATTCTGTGATATACACTTCTGTACCCAcaatttttgttggtattttGGACAAAGACTTGAGTCATAAGACACTCTTGCAGTATCCGAAACTTTATAGTACTGGTTACAGGCAAGAAGCTTACAATATGCAATTATTTTGGATCACAATGATCGACACAGTATGGCAGAGCCTTGTTCTCTTCTACACACCGTTGTTCACCTATAAGGATAGTACAATTGATATATGGAGCATGGGTAGCTTGTGGACAATTGCAGTTGTTATCCTTGTAAATGCACACCTGGCTATGGACATCAACCGTTGGCTATTAATTACTCATTATGCTGTCTGGGGATCCATAATCACTACATATGGTTGCATGGTGATATTGGATTCTATACCCGTCTTTCCCAATTTCTG GACTATTTATCATCTGGCAAAGTCCCCTACATATTGGATaacaattttgcttataataattgTGGCATTGCTACCTCGCTTTACTTGCAAAGTTGTTTGGCAAATCTTCTGGCCTTCAGATATCCAGATAGCAAGAGAAGCCGAGTTAATGAGAAGACGAAATGATCATTTGCTGTCAAGGCATCAAGGTTCCAGTTAA